The Cinclus cinclus chromosome Z, bCinCin1.1, whole genome shotgun sequence genome contains the following window.
TATTCCAAAACcttcaaattccaaacccttcaccatgtgaaatcccacacttctatttaactgcacaccagtgattttaactccatcactccaATTTGGGAGCCTTCCCCAAGGCCTCAGTCAAAATctgtgttctccagggggtcagtgccagaaagcacaaaaCTCCCAGTTCAAAACACCCAGACTGCTGAGTTCCAACAAGGGTATGGGCTGAGACTGCTTCACCTGGGAGCCACCTCCTCCACCAGAGCCTGGAGAGGCACCAGCCCGTGTTCCCAGCACACAGAACATCCTCATCCCAGGAATATCCCACACACATCAGTCCTCAGGGAGCCAACGGGGTGGGGACCGTCACAGAGCCCTTGGAGCCTGCATGGAGTGAACACATCCAGCTGTGAGCTCAGGTGCCTGGAGCAGCCGTGTGGCAACATCTGGCTCTGCCGTGCTCCACCGCCTGCCAGGGAAGCTCTCTGTgtcccctgggagctgctgctgttcccagttAGTGTTTCTCATTGTCGTTGTGGTGGTTTGCTCCCtaccctgctctgctcctgcagcctctcctgaCAGCTGTTGGTTTTTGGGGAATTGCCTGGTGGTGCTGCCTCTGAGAACCAGATTACAaggaatttcccttttccagttttccatCCTGGCTTCTCTCCCAATCCCATTTTATTTGCAGTGTAAAGCAGAGTCTGAGCAGTTGACACTGAAACACAGATTTTACTTTGTACATGCAGCAATTGCCACTTGCACACAGAGTCTAATGTGTGCCACGTCAGAGCAGGCAGTGTGAAATACATCcaaattctgttttttcagaTTATGTTTTTAACTTCCATTACTTGTCATTGGTGGATATGGATTAGAGGTTGCAGTCCTTCAAATTCCGTGTGGAATTTGTTTGCCAGCCATTTGGAATTAATAATGAAAGCAcgtgttttattttgttctctgtctTAATAACCTGgaaaacaatttatttatttttttttaatgtgagatTTACAAAATATGGCCCACAGCTACATTGATTTCATTAACACTTTTGGTAACACATGCTTGATAATTGCATCCACAgcccatttttaaatttaagtgaGACTTAGACAGGAGGAAGAGCCAACAAAAAGAGGCTAACAGCAGGTTTAAGAGCTGTTAAATGTTCATCCCTGTTCTGTGATCTTCACTTGTGACATCCTGGAACAGAAGAATAGAAGCACTCAGCCTTGGAAATGTGGAATTTATatgtaaaggaaaaataaatatttttatttttcatggaaaaagtcTCAACACCCATTGCTTTCTACCTTAATTTACCATTTCAAACAAAGAAGAGGGTTATTTCTCCAGGGCATTACATACTGTACTGGGCTAAAACAACGAGGTCACAGAGCAGTGTCTCATCAGTATCAATGTTTCCCTGATTTTTGCCTGGAAAATCAAAATTCAGCTCGGTTAGCACAAATACAAGGAGGTTAGATAGAGAAACAAATACAGGCTAATGTAAATATTTGGGCCAAGAAGATAAATAAGCCTGTTTGGGCATCTCCTTTATAATGGCTGGGGTGGGAGGTAGGCACCCAATTTCCTGTTTACATTTATGCTGTAATTACTTGAATACCTTAACTGAATTTTTTTGGTactaaaattattctttttttttttaatcaagtgaATTGTGGCACTGTTTTGTGATTATATTTTATGTTGCAATTCATTATTTAGGGTAGTTACTGAAGTTCCTTAGACCCGAGCTTGGGTTTTGTCTACATGCATTGCCTGAACTCTTGCATCCTACCCAGAAGATTTCCAGTTCAGATTTGTAAATTTGCTCAGTTGTTCATCTTTGCTAATTTGGGAAGACGTATCAAGGGAGGTTCTTTACTTCTGGGGACTTCTTGTAAGAGAGAACCTTATATCTGCCCTGGGTTGCCAGAATCATCAAgaggaattaattttatgtgGTCACCTAagcaaaaaaatgtgttttgttctgTGGAATGCAGTTGGTAGCCATATACATAAGATGTCATTTGTGTCAGCATGACCAGGTAAGAATTTAACCCCCTGCCAGGAGATTTGAGGTTGCCTGGCTTTGGTTACCAACAGGAACATTCCTTTCCAGGCAGGAAATGTGAAGCTACTTAATTACAGCTAATTACAGTCAAGTAATCAGTATCAATTCTTGCTGCAACTCCACGAATTTCAGTGAAACTTTCTCAGTAAACTTTTCTCCCCTCACTCTTTGCTGTGATGATGGTTTAATGAGTCTGTTTGGACATCTGTATTTATACTGCACACATATAAATTCAGTTCCAGCACAAAGGAAGGACGATTGCTCTTCTCTCTGAATGGTGAAGTTACAATTATTTCCTCAAAAATACTCTCTTCTAGAGAACAGCGTGTGTATGGGTATTTATACCTATTTTTAGCAACACGTAGGCTTTTAAAAGTGTTTCAAGGAATTTAGTGCATTTTTTAGCAATAAATTCTTAGcagtagaataaaaaaaaaaaaaaaagcctgaagcTGAGAGAGCTGCAAAAGTTACCCTGTATTGAGTGCTCAGGATTAGGAAGGTGTCACACAGGTTGTTATCTCTTGGATTTcattaaaatcttaaaaaaccCTGCACCAGGAGGAAGGTTTGAGTTCCCCACTTGAGAGCTTGTTGCAGCTGTCACTTCCTGAAGACAAATTCACCTTAGGGCAGAGGGGatttctctgctgtgtttgAACAGAGAATGGATTTACAGAGCACCCTCTTGACGCCTTCCTCAAGAGTATTACAAAACAACATCTCTTGTAGAAGCGTTTTTATTCCATCAGGTACTGCTGGTGTCAGATGGTTGGGCAACTGCTTTAATAAGTGAAAATACTAATTAGTTGTGGTGAGGAGGTGGAAAACATGGCCTGCTGTGGATTCCCCTCTGTTTTAGAGGGTTTTCGGTTACAGAGCACATGTTTATTAAGCTTAAACCCCCTCTAGTACTGATTTGGTGATGTTTGGCTCAGCTCATCTTTCTCTTGAGTTCTTCCTGCAGTGTCCAGGTAACACCAGCTATTCCTGGGCACTGGCACAATCACAGCATCACAGGATGGCTGGAGTGGGAAGGCACTAggagcccacccagtgccactcaCCCATGTCAggaacacctcccactgtcccaggtgctccagccccagtgtccagcctggccttgggcactgccagggatccaggggcagccacagctgctctgggaattccaccctgtgccagccctgcccaccctgccagggaacaattcctaattcccaagatcccatccagccctgccctctggccctgggagccattccctgggtcctgtccctccaacccttggcaattgtctctctccacgtttcctgctccatcctctgctcatcctggagccCCCTCTGGCCtgactccagcagctccagctccttgctgtgctggccccagggctggggcagctctgcaggtggggtctcacctggggcagaggggcagaatcccccctgccctgctgcccacgctggggctcagcccagcacagggtttggggtcccagctctgccccacagccccccagggctcctccagggctgctccatctgctcagccccagcctggatCCAGCCCTGACCCGCGGTCGCTCTCAGCCTTTTCGGATTTTCGGAGTCCCCGTTTTCCCGGATTTCCCCGTTTCCTTTGTCAGAACCCACCCCAAGTTCTTGGCTCGAGCATTTCCGTCCCCTCCCCGCTCCTGTCGCGACATCTGGTGGCGACACGGCGTCACGACAGCGCCCGCCGAATCTTCCTCCTTTGGAATTCGGGGATTGAGAACCGCGAGGGGGGGAGCAGTCCCTGTCCTCCTGCCTCCCCCCGCAGTCTCCTACACAAacatcgggacagcttctcaaCGCTGTCTTAAATCTCCTCCATTTTCCTTCAAATTATTGAATTTTCACATCAATTCCTTTATTAATGAAATAATCAAGAGTCTTTCCCTCACCACGCAGTTTTAACAAGGAATTGTTCACTCTGACTCCACCCAAGTATTTCGGAGTTTTACTGCATTAAGAAACCCCTGAACTACACATTTTTTATCTGGACAAGCAGGTAAAAATTCAGAGACTCGTCTGTACACAGCTCTAGTGTAGGAAAACAGATGTGTTAAAATTGGGCAGACTCGCCCCAAAATAACCGTAGTTAATTTGTACTCACCACAGACCAAGCTCTGTGGGGTTGGGTGGATGGTTCCATCACCCTGGTGAGTTCTGTGCCCGTGCTCACAGCTGAGACCAGAAGTGCTGCCACAaacaccattcccagcactTCCAGTGACAGTCTGTGATGGGAGGAATGCTCCTTTTCACAATTATGCACTAAAATTCATGCACTTTCTCATGCCCCGAGGGGATACTTTGATTCCTGATTAGTAATCCCAAAGGAGCATTAGGATCTGGGCTTTTTCTTCATCCAGATCTATGGAaagatttaatttcagtttctaCAGGAAGATTTTTGTGACCACCCCATCTCCCCCtgcaaacccacaaaacaagCAGCGCAGAACTCCTTTAAAACCGAAGATTTTATTGGTGGTGGTGTCAATCCAGCGAGGATTTACGACCTGGGTCTCTCCTTCTTGCCCTTGTAGAGGGCCAGCAGGGACACGTTGGCCACCTTGACCACCTTGAAACGCACACCTGGGATGTCCCCTACGGCGTGGCCCTTGCGCCCAAACCCGGCCACCAACACCTCGTCGTTCTCCTGTGgcaggggtggggacagggaacagggtGTGAGCACCAAACCcagcttcccagagcagctgcaccCTTCCCCAGGCTGGGAAGGCACTGGGTGTTCACCCAAACCCCAGAAAACCAGCCCCCTTCACAGATTTAAGCACAATAAATCTGTTATTCACGTTTTGGGCTTTGTGGGAATTACCTCGATGAAGTTCAGGCAGCCATCGTTGGGGAcaaaagctgtgatttttttgccGTTCTTAATGAGCTGGACCCTGACACATTTCCTGATGGCAGAGTTGGGCTGCTTGGCTTCCACCCCCCTGCAAGGGAAACCAACCAGCGAAGAAATCAGTGTGGCAGCAATTAACACAAAATTAACCTTTTAACCTTGCATGCAGTGTAAATTGTATCTGTACTTTAACACCTGCGAGCTGTTTAGGAGTactgaaaaatattacataatataTATTAATCTAGATACAGAAACTTAAATGACCTCTGAAATAATTCagtaaaattgtaaaaaaaacccccaaaaaaaccaaacaaaaaaaaaaaaaggcaaaaaccaccccaaaacaacTGAAACCAAAGTGCCCCAAAACTAGAGCCAAGAAATTTATCAATTAttaaagaggggggaaaaaaaaaggcagaaacaggCAGGATCTGTAACACATGACACACAACTTCCATTTGTGCCAAAAATCCTGGTTACTgcctataaaaaaaaaaagtcttgtttTCTCCCCTATTTTTAACTAAAGCTTCCTATTTTTACGTTTTtgaagacatttattttctccagGTCATGGCCAAAATCCctattttccttaatttctgaaacccccctcctttttttttttcttaataaaactGATTTCTGCCCAAGATCTTGATATTTTTCCCCCACCATTTCTGAAATCCTTGGGggggagttttttttttttttccccccccaatCATTGACGGACAAAAATCCTCCCCgaatccccttttccccccagtcCTTCGGGGGAGCTGCATCCCCTCCCAGGGGCTCTGGGACTCGCACTCCAACCGGGAGGAGCACCCACACTTTCTCCAGGACGATGCCCTTGGCGTGGGAAGCGCCCCCGAAGGGGTTGGCCTTCAGCGCCGTGCCCAAATGCGCTTTCTTGTACTGCTTGTCGTGCCATTTCTGGTCCCGGCGGTGGCTGCGCAGCTTCCGAGCGGTGCGGAGGCCTCGGCACTTCCCTGCGGGACGAGAggtgaggaggggaaggagccaTGAGGGGAAGGCGGCGCGAGGCCACGGCGGGCATGCGGCGGGTAATGGCGGACGCGGCCTCACGGCCCGCAGCGCTGCCCGCACCGCACAGAGCCGGCTGCGGGCGGGCAGGCAGCGCCCGCAGACAGCTGCGGGCACCGCCGGAgatcccccagccccagccccgtcCCCACTTTCGGCTCCGGCGCGGAGCGCGGCTCACCCATCTTCTCCGCGCGGCTGCCGAGCGAGAAAAGAGGGAAGGGCGTCCGCGCCCGCCGCCTATAGCCGCGCCCGACAGGACCCGCGCGGGCTGCCCTCGCCGCGCCTGATTCAATTACAGACCGGCACCGCGAGGGGCGGCCCGGCGAGCAGGGGGACCGCGGTTCGAGCCCCGGCAGGGCGGTGTAGCCAGGACCCCCGCCCGCTTCCGGGAGTGGGCTCGAGTGCGGCTGTCGCGGGTTCGAGTCCCGCCGGTGTCAGGTTCGTTCGGGCCTCGCGGGAAATTGGGAAACAAAGTTTTGGGAACCAGAGGTAGGCACAGAAAACCGACACTGTTTTATTACCGCGCCGCGTGCGTGGAGCTGCCTCTCTTCCTGTCGCCCACACCGAGGCGCTCACTTTTGTAGATTACTCCTAGTTTGTTACACGAATGTGTTTTTACATTCTGAAGACTTCAGGCCTGTTTCCGGAAAAGCCTT
Protein-coding sequences here:
- the RPS23 gene encoding small ribosomal subunit protein uS12 yields the protein MGKCRGLRTARKLRSHRRDQKWHDKQYKKAHLGTALKANPFGGASHAKGIVLEKVGVEAKQPNSAIRKCVRVQLIKNGKKITAFVPNDGCLNFIEENDEVLVAGFGRKGHAVGDIPGVRFKVVKVANVSLLALYKGKKERPRS